The DNA segment AAATTTTTATCAGATAAAAATACTTCCCCCCCTCTTCTCTAAATGTTTTCTCACTGCCCCCCTTTAATTATTTATTTATTCATAGTTTAAAAAACATTCGTTTATTTGTCAAATGATGTAAAAAACACCTGTAAATCCCTATAATTTAGGGCGTACAGGTATTTTCTGTGAAAAAAACTATTATTTATAAATATTTACTCCTGGGCTGAAAAACACAACTGATATTCACCCTCATTAATTTGGTACAATTTCTGCAAATCCGCATGTAGTAATTGCCGCCAATCAGCCGTAAATGAAAAATAAACTGCCAAACCACAACTTGAACTTAACTTTCGTGGTACAGGTCTTAATTTACCCTCAATTGAAAGTGAAAATAAATAACGCTGATATTTTAGGGCACCGGATTGCGTAAAAAACAGAGCTAAATATTCCATTAAGTCACCTCTTTTTCACTATAATAACAAGAGATAGCCAGTAAAAATAGTAAACTGAGAATTAAAATTAATTTCCCCTGAAAAGTGGTTGCGGAAATTTGACCCCAGTGACCAAACCAAGCTCCAACCAACATACCACTCCAAACTAATAAGGCTTTAATTTTACCTTCACCCAAGAGCACTAACTGACGTAAAGGACAGCCGCCTAAATAAAGTGAAGCCCAACCAATTAAAACCATGGCCCCAAAACCCCAAATGAGTCCAACATCAAGATTAAAATTTAACTGATAATCACCTGCATTAAGATTAGTCAAAGTACTAAAAAAAACTAAGGCCAAAAAACCATGTAATAGATATGTATCACGACATAAAAATAAATTACGAAATCCGGCCATTAAACAGAATCTAGTGTGTTGGGCTACAAGCCCAATGATTAACCCCAAAAAAAGAGAACCTAGAACTAAGCTTAGGGAAAAATCAAGGTGCCCTTTTTTTAAATAAAAGCTAAGGGGACGACCCCACGAATATAATAAAAAGCTAATCATTACTCCCCAATAAATAAGCTTATTTTTTTTACCGGTTTTACGTTTTTCCGGTATAGTAAAACCTTTTTTTAAAAAAGAGAGACCTAATAAAATACCGCAAATTAAACCTACTAAACCAGAAAGAGCATTTAAATCACCTGTACCTAAACGAAAAGCCATTCTAAAGGGACAACCCAGAAAAATGAAGACACCCATCATCACCATAAAACCTAGGACAAAATAGAGCCAAGATAAAGAAGCCAGTGATGTATCAAATTCTTTTCGACAAATAGCTAAACAAGCAGCCCCCAAAATTATGCCCACTATTTCTAAAGAAAAATAACCAATGGTAGGTAATTTAGCACCCAAAGAAATTAATTGTTCCTGTAAACAAGTCCAACAGTTTTCACTAGCTTCCCATTGACTAAAGAGAACACCTAAAAAACCAATTAAGGCCCCACCTAAAATTATGCTGCTTTTACTTTCTTGTTCCACCATTTTTACCTCCCCAGCAAGTGTCATTTTTGCCTTAATTACGCTAAAATAAGGAAGAGGATGTGATTAAAATGAAAAACATTTATTTTGACAATGCGGCTACCTCTTTTCCCAAACCTAAAGAAGTAGTAGAACAGATCCACTATTTTCTAACAGAAATAGGGGCAAATGTCCAACGTGGTCTTTATGATCTGGCTTTTTCCACAGCCCAAACCATTTTAGAAACTAGAGAACTCTTAGAAACTTTATTCCATTTCCCGCAAACAGAAAATATTATTTTTACCAAAAATATTACGGAAAGTTTGAATTTAATAATCAAAGGCTTATTAAAACCAACTGATCATGTTCTAGTTTCGGCTTTGGAACACAATGCCGTTCTACGTCCTTTATATTCTCTACAAAA comes from the Clostridia bacterium genome and includes:
- a CDS encoding DUF3343 domain-containing protein, whose translation is MEYLALFFTQSGALKYQRYLFSLSIEGKLRPVPRKLSSSCGLAVYFSFTADWRQLLHADLQKLYQINEGEYQLCFSAQE
- a CDS encoding YedE-related selenium metabolism membrane protein, which codes for MVEQESKSSIILGGALIGFLGVLFSQWEASENCWTCLQEQLISLGAKLPTIGYFSLEIVGIILGAACLAICRKEFDTSLASLSWLYFVLGFMVMMGVFIFLGCPFRMAFRLGTGDLNALSGLVGLICGILLGLSFLKKGFTIPEKRKTGKKNKLIYWGVMISFLLYSWGRPLSFYLKKGHLDFSLSLVLGSLFLGLIIGLVAQHTRFCLMAGFRNLFLCRDTYLLHGFLALVFFSTLTNLNAGDYQLNFNLDVGLIWGFGAMVLIGWASLYLGGCPLRQLVLLGEGKIKALLVWSGMLVGAWFGHWGQISATTFQGKLILILSLLFLLAISCYYSEKEVT